The DNA window CGGTCTCCCGCTTTGCCTTCGTTGAATGTTCGGGCAACAGCCGAGATGGGTGGGATGAGGCGGAGAATTTGACTGTCCAGCAACTGCATGGCTTAACGAGCACCAGTGAGTGGACCGGCATCAAACTCTCGACCTTGTTGGAAGCGGCAGAGATGCAGCGAGAGGCGACATGGATGTTGGCTGAAGGGGGAGATGCGGCCGCACTCGCCCGCAGTGTGCCGTTGACCGATGAGGTCCTGAACGAGGCGATGGTGTGTTATGGGCAAAATGGCGAAGCGCTCCGGCCTGAGCAGGGCTACCCGCTCCGCCTGTTGTTGCCCGGCTTCGAGGGTAACATCAATGTGAAGTGGCTGAGGCGGTTGAAGCTGGGATCGGCGCCGTTCATGACCAGATGGGAGACCGCGACCTACACCGATCTTATGCCGGACGGGAAAGCCTATCAATTCAGTCTCGTTATGGAGGCCAAGTCCGTGATCACGAGACCGTCCGGACAACAGCAACTACGCCCGGGTTTCCACGAAATTCAGGGGCTCGCCTGGAGCGGACGAGGATGCATCACGACCGTGGAAGTCACGGTTGACGCTGGTAGGACCTGGCAGGCAGCACGCCTGCAAGAACCTGTGTTACCCAAGTGTCATACCCGCTTCCGTCTCCCTTGGAGATGGGATGGTCAAGAGGCCATCATCCAGAGTCGTTGCACCGATGATACGGGATACCTGCAGCCGTCGCGTGATGCCCTCATCAAGGTGCGAGGCACCCATTCGAGCTACCATTACAACGGCATTCAGAGTTGGAAGATCGGACGAGATGGTGTTGTGACGAACGTCTATGAATAGCTCTTCGCCAGTCTTTCCGCTCCCTTCATGGGTTTCGCGTTCTCGATCGCCTCGGCGGTCTGGGCTGCTGATCAGCAAGAACCGGGTTATAGACATGGGCGCCCTGCGACGATCCCAGACATCCAAGCTTGGAATATCGATGTCTCGCCGGACGACAAGGATTGCCGCCGGAACGGGGCACGGGCAAAGAGGGAGCACAGGGCCATGCCACGAAATGCACCGGCTGCCAAGGAGATAGAGGAAAAGAAGGACCGAATGATGTACTAGTGGCCGGACACAACAGTCTGGAAACATCCGAGCCGCTCAAGACGATCGGGAGCTATTTGTCCGGGGAGAGGCCTGTGACGCTCATGGCCTTTTCACACCACAGAATCTTGAAATAGCATGTCCGCTTTCATGTTAAGCATGAGGAACCACATGTCACGACTCAAGGACAAAGTTGCAATTGTTACGGGAAGCAGCAGCGGCATCGGCAAGGCCATTGCGCTTCGGTTCGGCCAGGAAGGGGCGAAGGTCGTCGTAACTGCGAGACGGTTGCCTTTGTGTGAGCAGACCGTTTCACAAATCAAGAAGCAGGGTGGGGAAGCCTGGCCGATCCAGACCGATGTCGCCGACGAGCGACAGGTCGAACGATTGATTGCTGACACAGTGGTCCGCTATGGCCGGATCGATATTCTTGTGAACAATGCTGGGATCGGCGGTGGGGGGCGTTTGGCTGACACAAGCACCGAGGCCTTCGATCGGGTGATGAACGTCAATTTGCGAGGCACCTTCTTCTGCTGCCGGGCCGGCTTCCGGCAGATGAAGCAGCAGGGCGGCGGCGTGATTATCAACATGTCGAGCGTGGCCGGGCTGCAAGCCTGGGCTGGCACCGGAACCTACAGCGCCTCAAAACACGGCATTATGGCATTGACCAAATCATTGGCCGATGAAGGCCGACCCTATCACATCAAAGTCAGCGCCATCTGTCCAGGCGGCGTTGCAGACGAGCTGGTAGACGCATCTCCAGCGGACATCGAGCGCAGCGAAAAGATCGGCCCGTTCGATGTGGCTGAAGCTGCGGTGTTCCTCTCGACGCTGGGAAAGTATGCTGTGGTACATCAGATTGTTATTGATCGGTTAGGCGCTGAGTGGTGAAGGGGCTCAAACGAGAACGAGACTTCTCTGTCCTGATGGCAATGACGGGCTACAGGAGGTCGCCATCACTGGGAGAACAGCTCGGTTGAGATAGGTATGGGCTCACCCTTCAAGCAGCGAGCCCGTCGGTGTGGTGATAACACGAATTTCGCTCGAGCAGAACCTTACGTGCGCACTTTCTGATGATCGTCCCTCCGTCTGCGAAGGTTCGTTCCGATGCGGGCCCGCTCTGTTTCATACCCGAGGGCCGTATAGTACAGCGTACGATCAAAAAACTGACTGAGCACCTGCATGAGTTCCAACTCACCGTGCAACTCGACAGCGCTGTCGGACAACCCTTCGCGCCTGACAAAGGCCACCATGTGCTCCCTGGTCGCGGTGATCGCCCAGAGGAAATGGCTGTAGGCAACACCTTGCGAGGCCCGACGGGCGCCCAGCTCTGTGTAGCGGCGCTCGATTTCGGCCTCCGTCATATCCATCAACCAATTATTCAAGTTCTGGTAGATCTCACGGGTGCGCGCTTGGAGTTCGTTTGGTGGAACCTTGCGCAGATCGCTACAGCGGTGAGAGCTCCACACTTTCTCGCTGAGCTCGCGAGCAAGCTGTTCGGAGTTTTTCTCGATCAGTTTCACCAGCCGGCCAGCCAGCATAACGTACCTCCATGGTGCGTGGTTATGTAATGGAATGCGTGGGGATTCCTCATCGCCGAGGAAACATTACTTGAATGATAGCACCAACGTCAATGACACGTTTGCCGGGGTTGAGACTCGTAAATGCCCTATTCCCGCCTCGATGTACGAGGACCTGCGATGTGAGGGAAACACCAGCTTCGACCGGCTCCGGCGACCCCATCCTGACATAAGGAGTTCCATTCAGATAGGGCAGCCGGCCACAGGTCGCCTTGAACTTACCCCACCCATTTGCTATCCTTCGCTCACCATTCGTAGCCGACGGATCTCTTCCACATCACACACGATTCTGAAGGAGTACTCACATGGCCGGCATCAAGCGGGCGTTGATCAGTGTTTCAGATAAGACCGGAGTCATCGAGATGGCCAAGGGGCTGGAAGCGCTTGGCGCGGAAATTTTGTCCACGGGAGGAACGGCCAAAGCGTTGCGCGACGCGGGAGTGAACGTCACGGATGTCGCGGCCTATACGGGATCACCGGAAATTCTCGATGGTCGGGTGAAAACGTTACACCCCAAGATTCATGGCGGTTTGCTGGGACGCCGGTCGCTTCCGGCGCATGTCGAGCAGATGAATCGACATGGGATCGGCCCGATCGATGTGGTGGTAGTCAACCTCTACCCCTTCGAAGCCACCATCGCCAAACCAGATTGCCGTTTCGAGGACGCCATCGAAAATATCGATATCGGCGGCCCGTCCATGTTGCGGTCGGCAGCCAAGAATCATGACGATGTGTTGGTCGTCGTCGATCCAGCCGATTATTCTCGGGTGTTGGAGGCGGTGAACAGCAAGACGGTGACACCGGCGTTGCGCCGTGAGTTGGCGATGAAAGTCTTCCAACATACGTCACGCTATGATGGATTGATCGCGGGTTATTTGGAGCAACATGCGAAAGGCGGGGAGGTCAAGTTCCCGAAAGTGTTGTCGCTTCAGTTTGAGTTGGCTGAGTCCCTCCGCTACGGGGAGAATCCTCACCAGCAAGGCGCGTTCTACCGAGAATTGGACAGCAAGGAGCCTTCTGTTTCTCGTGGGAAGATCTTGCACGGCAAGGCGATGTCCTACAATAACTTCCTCGATGCGAATTCCGCACTCGAGTTGGTGAAGGAGTATGAAGAGACGGCGGTCGCGATCATCAAGCACAATAATCCCTGTGGGGTGGCGCTCGGTGGGACACCGGTGGAGGCCTACGTCAAGGCCAGGGAGACAGATCCCGTGTCTGCCTTCGGCGGTGTGATTGCCTTCAACCGACCCGTGGATTTGGCAACTGCCAAAGAAATCACCTCCACGTTTGTTGAGGTCGTGATTGCTCCAGGGTTTGCTGAAGAGGCATTGGCCGAATTGAGGCGAAAGAAGGATCTGCGTTTGTTGGATGTGGGCCCGTTGACGAAGGTGAAGCAGGAAGGGTTCGATCTGAAAAAACTTGTCGGCGGGCTCATCGTACAGGATCGGGACCTCGGTGTCTTGTCGGATCTTCGGACGCTCGCCGTGCCGACCATCCGGAAACCGACGGATGACGAATATGCCGCTTGTGCGTTTGCCTGGAAAGTTTGTAAACACGTCAAGTCCAATGCCATCATCTATGCCAAGCCTGGCCAGACCGTCGGCATCGGGGCCGGACAGATGAGTCGCGTGGATTCCGTGAAGCTGGCGGCCATGAAAGCGCAAATACCGGTCAAGGACTGTGTCATGGCTTCGGATGCGTTCTTTCCGTTCCGCGATGGCCTGGATGCCGCAGCCGAAGTCGGCGTGACGGCCGTCATTCAACCGGGCGGATCGATCCGAGACGCAGAAGTGGTCAAAGCTGCGGATGAACATGGGATGGCGATGATTCTCACCGGCATGCGCCATTTCCGCCATTGATCGGCAGCTGACAATGGCCTCCCGCTGCATTCTCGGTCGCCCGTCCACCTCAACGTGCCAGAAAACGTACGCCTCGGTGCCCGAGCTTCCTGCGGGCTTGCGACAGGCCATTTTGAGCAACCTCCTTATCTTTCCTACCTAAAGAAAATCTATGAAAATACTCGTGGTCGGCGGCGGAGGACGTGAGCATGCGATGGTATGGAAACTCGCGCAGAGTCCCCGCAGGCCGGTCCTTTTCTGTGCCCCCGGCAATGCGGGAATTGCGTCATTGGCGGAATGCATCCCAATTAAGTCGGACGACGTTGCAGGTCTGAAAGACTTCGCCCTTCGAAAACAGATTGATCTGACGGTAATTGGGCCTGAAGCACCGCTTGCGTTGGGGATCGTTGACGAATTTCGCAAAGCTCGGCTTAGAGTGTTTGGGCCGACCAGGAACGCCGCTCGTTTGGAAGCCAGCAAGATCTTCTCGAAGGAGATCATGGCACAAGCGAAGATCCGGACGGCCCACGCCAAGAGTTTCGAAAAGCTCGCGAACGCACTTGCCTATGTCGAAGGGCAGGAATTACCGATCGTCATCAAAGCGGATGGGCTGGCTCAAGGGAAAGGCGTAATCATTGCGACCACAC is part of the Nitrospira sp. genome and encodes:
- the soxC gene encoding sulfite dehydrogenase, coding for MSKDRRYDNQVSNRAPASLLNRRQFLAGGASLLMISASAALTGVQAEERSEAIDPTRVPGASPRPYGERSPFEEQTRLVARSSSTTPLQDLQGNMTPSALHFERHHNGVPAIDPARHRLLVHGLVGSPMIFTVEELKRFPSVSRFAFVECSGNSRDGWDEAENLTVQQLHGLTSTSEWTGIKLSTLLEAAEMQREATWMLAEGGDAAALARSVPLTDEVLNEAMVCYGQNGEALRPEQGYPLRLLLPGFEGNINVKWLRRLKLGSAPFMTRWETATYTDLMPDGKAYQFSLVMEAKSVITRPSGQQQLRPGFHEIQGLAWSGRGCITTVEVTVDAGRTWQAARLQEPVLPKCHTRFRLPWRWDGQEAIIQSRCTDDTGYLQPSRDALIKVRGTHSSYHYNGIQSWKIGRDGVVTNVYE
- a CDS encoding SDR family NAD(P)-dependent oxidoreductase yields the protein MSRLKDKVAIVTGSSSGIGKAIALRFGQEGAKVVVTARRLPLCEQTVSQIKKQGGEAWPIQTDVADERQVERLIADTVVRYGRIDILVNNAGIGGGGRLADTSTEAFDRVMNVNLRGTFFCCRAGFRQMKQQGGGVIINMSSVAGLQAWAGTGTYSASKHGIMALTKSLADEGRPYHIKVSAICPGGVADELVDASPADIERSEKIGPFDVAEAAVFLSTLGKYAVVHQIVIDRLGAEW
- the purH gene encoding bifunctional phosphoribosylaminoimidazolecarboxamide formyltransferase/IMP cyclohydrolase translates to MAGIKRALISVSDKTGVIEMAKGLEALGAEILSTGGTAKALRDAGVNVTDVAAYTGSPEILDGRVKTLHPKIHGGLLGRRSLPAHVEQMNRHGIGPIDVVVVNLYPFEATIAKPDCRFEDAIENIDIGGPSMLRSAAKNHDDVLVVVDPADYSRVLEAVNSKTVTPALRRELAMKVFQHTSRYDGLIAGYLEQHAKGGEVKFPKVLSLQFELAESLRYGENPHQQGAFYRELDSKEPSVSRGKILHGKAMSYNNFLDANSALELVKEYEETAVAIIKHNNPCGVALGGTPVEAYVKARETDPVSAFGGVIAFNRPVDLATAKEITSTFVEVVIAPGFAEEALAELRRKKDLRLLDVGPLTKVKQEGFDLKKLVGGLIVQDRDLGVLSDLRTLAVPTIRKPTDDEYAACAFAWKVCKHVKSNAIIYAKPGQTVGIGAGQMSRVDSVKLAAMKAQIPVKDCVMASDAFFPFRDGLDAAAEVGVTAVIQPGGSIRDAEVVKAADEHGMAMILTGMRHFRH